One genomic window of Lagenorhynchus albirostris chromosome 17, mLagAlb1.1, whole genome shotgun sequence includes the following:
- the LOC132507906 gene encoding DPEP2 neighbor protein-like, translating to MSDHIFYIYSNLSSVPWEGSATAAVAPVSPPTPGLYHVLYRGCGEKQLGRHVETYCLVGGYRVYGDVPLATPANVEAEKPVARRAPKGKHAPKRSDCDLRFSRPTVRRL from the exons ATGTCTGACCATATCTTCTATATTTACTCAAACCTGTCCTCTGTTCCCTGGGAGGGCAGTGCAACAG CAGCAGTTGCTCCCGTTTCTCCTCCTACACCTGGTCTCTACCATGTCCTCTatcgagggtgtggagaaaagcagtTGGGCCGGCATGTGGAGACATACTGCCTGGTTGGTGGTTACCGGGTCTACGGAGATGTACCTTTGGCCACGCCAGCAAATGTGGAAGCAGAGAAGCCAGTTGCCAGACGTGCTCCCAAGGGAAAGCACGCTCCGAAAAGGTCGGATTGCGACCTGCGTTTCTCCAGACCCACAGTCCGGCGATTGTAG
- the LOC132507957 gene encoding LOW QUALITY PROTEIN: dipeptidase 2-like (The sequence of the model RefSeq protein was modified relative to this genomic sequence to represent the inferred CDS: inserted 2 bases in 1 codon): MGGEWALSRGQVSPRELPLSRGREGSAALWLPGFADRGSPHTDPPLPACLALRSLRPGDLEGPRALSQRPLLCLLLLLGLLLRPVTRAXTTPGTSSTPSPRERTRALMRDFPLVDGHNEMPLVLRQFYHSGLQDVNLRNFSHGQTSLDRLNDGLRGAQFWSAYVPCQTHERDAVRLTLEQIHLIRLMCASYSELELVTSVKALNNSQKWACLIGVEDGHSLDSSLSILRTFYALGVHYVTLTHTCNVPWTQSSAKGIHPFSSNVSRLTCFGEKVVAEMNRLGMMVDLSHVSDAVAWRALEVSQAPVIFSNSAAQGMCKNTRNVPDDIRQLLKKNGGIVMLSLSVRVLQCNPLANVSTVAGAAPKTPYVLNVLAE, from the exons ATGGGAGGCGAGTGGGCTCTCAGCAGAGGCCAGGTTAGCCCGCGGGAGCTGCCTCTGAGCAGGGGGCGGGAGGGCAGTGCCGCCCTGTGGCTGCCCGGCTTCGCGGATCGCGGCTCTCCGCACACGG ACCCGCCTCTGCCCGCCTGCCTGGCCCTGCGCAGCTTGCGGCCCGGGGACCTCGAAGGTCCCCGCGCACTCAGTCAGCGGCCTCTGCTGTGTCTGCTGCTCCTACTGGGTCTGCTGCTGCGGCCGGTAACCCGTGC GACCACACCGGGCACCTCCAGCACCCCAAGTCCGCGGGAGCGCACGCGGGCCCTGATGCGGGACTTCCCGCTTGTGGACGG CCACAACGAGATGCCCCTGGTCCTGAGGCAGTTTTACCACAGTGGGCTACAGGATGTTAATCTGCGCAATTTCAGCCATGGTCAGACCAGCTTGGACAGGCTGAACGATGGTCTCAGAGGTGCCCAG TTCTGGTCAGCCTACGTCCCATGCCAGACTCACGAACGGGATGCTGTGCGCCTCACCCTGGAGCAAATTCACCTCATCCGCCTCATGTGTGCCTCCTATTCTGAGCTGGAGCTTGTGACCTCAGTTAAAG CTCTCAACAATAGCCAGAAGTGGGCTTGCCTCATTGGTGTGGAGGACGGCCACTCACTGGACAGTAGCCTCTCCATCTTGCGTACCTTCTATGCGCTGGGTGTGCACTACGTGACACTCACCCACACCTGCAACGTGCCCTG GACGCAGAGCTCAGCAAAGGGTATCCACCCCTTCTCCAGCAATGTCAGTCGGCTGACATGCTTTGGCGAG AAGGTGGTGGCAGAAATGAACCGCCTGGGCATGATGGTGGACTTGTCCCATGTCTCGGATGCTGTGGCATGGCGAGCCCTAGAAGTGTCACAGGCACCTGTCATCTTCTCCAACTCAGCTGCCCAGGGTATGTGCAAGAACACTCGGAATGTTCCTGATGATATCCGGCAGCTTCTG AAGAAGAACGGTGGCATCGTGATGCTGTCCTTGTCCGTGCGGGTGCTGCAGTGCAACCCGTTAGCCAACGTGTCTACTGTGGCAG GTGCAGCTCCCAAAACCCCA